TGCTTTAGGCACACTTGAGCTATGGCAAAACCACAACCAGCAAGAAATCATGTTCCAGCATCAACAGCATCAGCAAAGGTTGGATCTATACTCCTCCGCCGCTGGTTTAGGAGTAGGACCAAGCAGCCATAGCCAATTCAATATCTCCGGCGAAACTTCAAACGCCGGCGCCGGAGGAACGGCTGCGGCGGCACTCATGATGATGCGGAGTGGCGGaagcggcggaggaggaggaaccGGTGTGAGCTGTCAAGACTGTGGGAATCAGGCCAAGAAAGACTGCGCTCACGTTAGGTGTCGAACTTGCTGCAAGAGCCGTGGCTTCCAGTGTCCTACTCACGTGAGGAGCACGTGGGTTCCTGCCGCCAAACGCCGTGAGAGACAACAGCAGTTAGGCACGGTTCAGCCTCAAACGCACCTGCCACGCGGTGATAGCGGCGTACCGAAACGCCTACGGGAAAATTTACCGGCAACTTCTTCGTCTCTTGTCTGCACTCGTGTACCTACTTATCACAACGCTTCAGGTATACTATACTATATAGAATATAAATATCAGTAAATTATTAgatatttaaggaaataatgaaatgCAATATTGCATTTGTTATAATTTGAAGTTAACGATTGGGATCAGCCttcaaaaccaaataaaaccCTATTTGTATAGGTTTTCTTGAAAGAGATAAGTTTATATACAAacgtataaatatttgtaatttagttttgatttatgaaaatactgttttggAGTAAACACTGACGATTAGATTGACAGGAACAAGCTGTTCTCATCGATGTTGAAATCTGTATTCTTTCTTTAATTCCCTGCACCTTCTTTTCCGTGACCTGAATTTTCGATgaatactaattttttattatatactcCTATTTAATAATCAAACATGCGATTAATCTCTAATAAAAACTTTTACTTtgttttaatgtaatttttttaatataatttaggTTTGGAGGTTGGAGATTTCCCAGCGGAGGTGAGCTCACCGGCAGTGTTTAGATGTGTGCGAGTGAGCTCAGTGGAAGACGGAGAAGAAGAGTTTGCTTACCAAACAGCCGT
The window above is part of the Brassica napus cultivar Da-Ae chromosome C8, Da-Ae, whole genome shotgun sequence genome. Proteins encoded here:
- the LOC106367709 gene encoding protein SHI RELATED SEQUENCE 1; protein product: MAGFFSLDGGGGRGGGGNGQEEHRTNTNPPPPVSESWLWYRNPNVNANANAPSSSNAAALGTLELWQNHNQQEIMFQHQQHQQRLDLYSSAAGLGVGPSSHSQFNISGETSNAGAGGTAAAALMMMRSGGSGGGGGTGVSCQDCGNQAKKDCAHVRCRTCCKSRGFQCPTHVRSTWVPAAKRRERQQQLGTVQPQTHLPRGDSGVPKRLRENLPATSSSLVCTRVPTYHNASGLEVGDFPAEVSSPAVFRCVRVSSVEDGEEEFAYQTAVSIGGHVFKGILYDNGPGSIGGGSYNVGESSSGGGGAQQMNLITAGSVTVATASSSTPNAGGIGGSSAAYTDPAALYPTPINTFMAGTQFFPNPRS